A stretch of Candidatus Sphingomonas phytovorans DNA encodes these proteins:
- the rplD gene encoding 50S ribosomal protein L4 codes for MKVTIQSFDAAAKAGDIELNDEVFGLDPRADILHRVVTWQLEKRRATARGTRERADVARTGKKFGRQKGGGTARHGDRRAPTFVGGGKAHGARVRDFNPSLNKKIRALGLRMALSSHAKAGSLIVMDSLTVKDSKTKALTADLTKLGFGKTALVIDGDAVETSFALAAGNLRQINVLPAAGANVYDILKHDTLVLTRAAVEKLEARFNG; via the coding sequence ATGAAGGTCACTATTCAGTCCTTCGACGCAGCGGCGAAAGCCGGCGATATCGAGCTCAACGACGAGGTCTTCGGCCTCGATCCGCGCGCCGACATCCTGCACCGCGTCGTCACCTGGCAGCTCGAGAAGCGTCGTGCCACGGCGCGCGGCACTCGTGAGCGCGCCGACGTTGCCCGTACCGGCAAGAAGTTCGGTCGCCAGAAGGGTGGCGGTACTGCTCGTCACGGCGATCGTCGCGCACCGACTTTCGTTGGTGGTGGTAAGGCTCACGGCGCCCGCGTCCGTGATTTCAATCCGTCGCTGAACAAGAAGATCCGCGCTCTCGGTCTGCGCATGGCGCTTTCGAGTCACGCCAAGGCCGGCTCGCTGATCGTCATGGACAGCCTGACCGTCAAGGACAGCAAGACCAAGGCGCTGACCGCTGATCTGACGAAGCTCGGCTTCGGCAAGACCGCGCTGGTGATCGACGGCGATGCGGTCGAGACGAGCTTCGCGCTCGCTGCCGGCAACCTTCGTCAGATCAACGTTCTGCCGGCGGCCGGTGCCAACGTCTACGACATCCTGAAGCATGACACGCTGGTGCTGACGCGCGCTGCTGTCGAAAAGCTGGAGGCGCGCTTCAATGGCTAA
- a CDS encoding 50S ribosomal protein L23, which yields MAKKQKGEIDVRHYDVIVAPHITEKATLLSEQNAVVFKVAGDATKPEIKAAVEALFSVKVTGVNTIVQKGKTKKWKGVPYTRSDMKKAIVTLADGQSIDVTTGIQ from the coding sequence ATGGCTAAGAAGCAAAAAGGCGAGATCGACGTCCGTCATTATGACGTGATTGTCGCGCCGCACATCACCGAGAAGGCGACCCTGCTCAGCGAGCAGAACGCCGTCGTGTTCAAGGTCGCCGGCGATGCGACCAAGCCCGAGATCAAGGCCGCCGTCGAGGCGCTGTTCTCGGTCAAGGTCACCGGCGTGAACACGATTGTCCAGAAGGGCAAGACGAAGAAGTGGAAGGGCGTTCCCTATACGCGCTCCGACATGAAGAAGGCGATTGTGACGCTGGCTGACGGCCAGTCGATCGACGTGACGACGGGGATCCAGTAA
- the rplB gene encoding 50S ribosomal protein L2, whose protein sequence is MALKHYNPTSPARRGLILVDRSGLHKGGPIKALTEGKRKTGGRNNKGHVTSRGIAGGHKQRYRLIDFKRRKWDVDGTVERIEYDPNRTAFIALIKYPDEELAYIIAPQRLAVGDKVVAGKKTDVKPGNAMELGQMPVGTIVHNVEMKPGKGGQLARSAGTYVQVVGRDKGMVMVRLNSGEQRYIHSNCMATVGAVSNPDNGNTNLAKAGRNRWLGKRPLTRGVAKNPVDHPHGGGEGRTSGGRHPVTPWGKPTKGARTRHNKATDKMIIRSRHAKKKG, encoded by the coding sequence ATGGCACTTAAGCATTACAACCCGACCAGCCCGGCACGACGTGGTCTTATCCTCGTCGACCGCAGCGGTCTGCACAAGGGCGGCCCGATCAAGGCGCTGACCGAAGGCAAGCGCAAGACTGGCGGCCGCAACAACAAGGGTCATGTGACCTCGCGCGGCATCGCCGGCGGCCACAAGCAGCGCTATCGTCTGATCGACTTCAAGCGTCGCAAGTGGGACGTGGACGGCACGGTCGAGCGGATCGAATATGATCCCAACCGCACCGCCTTCATCGCCCTGATCAAATATCCGGACGAAGAGCTCGCCTACATCATCGCGCCGCAGCGCCTCGCCGTCGGCGACAAGGTGGTTGCCGGCAAGAAGACCGACGTGAAGCCTGGCAACGCCATGGAACTCGGTCAGATGCCGGTCGGCACGATCGTCCACAACGTCGAGATGAAGCCTGGCAAGGGTGGTCAGCTCGCACGGTCGGCCGGCACTTACGTGCAGGTCGTGGGTCGCGACAAGGGCATGGTAATGGTTCGCCTCAACTCGGGCGAGCAGCGCTATATCCACTCGAACTGCATGGCGACCGTCGGTGCGGTGTCCAACCCGGACAACGGCAACACCAACCTCGCCAAGGCCGGCCGCAACCGTTGGCTGGGCAAGCGCCCGCTGACCCGCGGCGTCGCCAAGAACCCGGTCGACCATCCGCACGGCGGTGGTGAAGGCCGGACCTCGGGCGGCCGTCATCCGGTCACCCCGTGGGGCAAGCCGACCAAGGGTGCACGCACCCGTCACAACAAGGCGACCGACAAGATGATCATCCGGTCGCGTCACGCGAAGAAGAAGGGCTAA
- the rpsS gene encoding 30S ribosomal protein S19 has protein sequence MARSVWKGPFVDLHLLKKAETAQETNARAPIKTWSRRSTILPQFVGLTFTVYNGRKFVPVSVNEDMVGMKLGEFAPTRYFPGHAADKKGKR, from the coding sequence ATGGCTCGTTCCGTCTGGAAAGGTCCGTTTGTGGATCTTCACCTGCTCAAGAAGGCAGAGACCGCGCAGGAAACCAACGCGCGTGCGCCGATCAAGACCTGGTCGCGCCGCTCCACGATCCTGCCGCAGTTCGTTGGCCTGACCTTCACCGTCTATAACGGTCGCAAGTTCGTGCCCGTGTCCGTCAACGAGGACATGGTCGGGATGAAGCTCGGCGAGTTCGCGCCGACGCGCTACTTCCCGGGGCACGCCGCCGACAAGAAGGGCAAGCGCTGA
- the rplV gene encoding 50S ribosomal protein L22, with product MSKAKSPRKVGEKEALSVGTQIRGSAQKLGLVAALIRNKKAGDAMNILAFSTKAMAVDARKVLASAIANAENNHNLDVDALVVSEASVGKSIVMKRFATRGRGKSTRILKPFSRLRIVVREQEEA from the coding sequence ATGTCGAAGGCAAAATCCCCCCGCAAGGTCGGTGAGAAGGAAGCTCTCTCGGTCGGTACGCAGATTCGCGGCTCGGCTCAGAAGCTCGGTCTCGTCGCTGCGCTGATCCGCAACAAGAAGGCCGGCGATGCGATGAACATCCTCGCCTTCTCGACCAAGGCAATGGCAGTCGATGCCCGCAAGGTTCTCGCCTCGGCGATCGCCAATGCTGAGAACAACCACAACCTCGATGTCGACGCGCTCGTCGTGTCGGAGGCTTCGGTTGGCAAGTCGATCGTCATGAAGCGTTTCGCGACCCGCGGTCGCGGCAAGTCCACGCGCATTCTCAAGCCGTTCTCACGGCTGCGGATCGTCGTGCGTGAGCAGGAAGAAGCATAA
- the rpsC gene encoding 30S ribosomal protein S3, with translation MGQKSNPIGLRLQINRTWDSRWYAEGADYGRLLLEDLKIRAYIMKTLPQAAISKVVIERPAKLCRVSIYAARPGVIIGKKGADIEKLRRLLGKMTSSDVSLNIVEIRKPEVDAKLVAQGIADQLERRIAFRRAMKRAVQSAMRLGAEGIRINCGGRLGGAEIARSEWYREGRVPLHTLRANVDYAEAQAHTAYGVCGVKVWIFKGEILGHDPMAQDRIMMEAQTSGVRPAR, from the coding sequence ATGGGTCAGAAGAGCAATCCGATCGGTCTGCGTCTCCAGATCAACCGCACCTGGGACAGCCGCTGGTATGCGGAAGGCGCCGACTATGGCCGTCTTCTCCTCGAGGATCTGAAGATCCGCGCGTACATCATGAAGACGCTGCCCCAGGCGGCGATCTCCAAGGTCGTGATCGAGCGTCCGGCCAAGCTGTGCCGCGTTTCCATCTATGCCGCACGCCCCGGCGTGATCATCGGCAAGAAGGGTGCGGACATCGAGAAGCTGCGGCGTCTCCTCGGCAAGATGACCTCGTCCGACGTGTCGCTGAACATCGTCGAGATCCGCAAGCCTGAAGTCGACGCCAAGCTCGTTGCCCAGGGCATCGCCGATCAGCTCGAGCGTCGTATCGCTTTCCGTCGCGCCATGAAGCGTGCGGTTCAGTCGGCGATGCGTCTCGGCGCTGAAGGCATCCGGATCAATTGCGGTGGCCGCCTCGGCGGCGCCGAGATCGCCCGGTCCGAATGGTACCGAGAAGGCCGCGTTCCGCTGCACACGCTGCGCGCGAACGTCGACTATGCCGAAGCGCAGGCACACACCGCTTATGGCGTGTGCGGCGTGAAGGTGTGGATCTTCAAGGGCGAAATCCTGGGCCATGACCCGATGGCGCAGGACCGGATCATGATGGAGGCTCAAACCTCCGGCGTCCGTCCGGCGCGCTAA
- the rplP gene encoding 50S ribosomal protein L16, which translates to MLQPKKTKFRKAFKGRIHGDAKGGTTLNFGSYGLKAMEPERITARQIEAARRAITRHIKRQGRLWIRVFPDVPVTSKPAEVRMGKGKGSPEYWAARVKPGRILFELDGVPGDIAAVAFSRAAMKLPIKVKVVARLGDTSHLGVA; encoded by the coding sequence ATGCTGCAACCGAAAAAGACCAAGTTCCGCAAGGCCTTCAAGGGCCGGATCCATGGCGATGCCAAGGGCGGCACGACCCTCAACTTCGGCTCTTACGGGCTGAAGGCGATGGAGCCGGAGCGGATCACCGCACGCCAGATCGAGGCGGCTCGCCGCGCGATCACGCGTCACATCAAGCGCCAGGGGCGTTTGTGGATTCGCGTGTTCCCGGACGTTCCGGTCACGTCGAAGCCCGCCGAAGTCCGCATGGGCAAGGGCAAGGGTTCGCCCGAATATTGGGCCGCCCGGGTCAAGCCCGGCCGGATCCTGTTCGAGCTGGACGGAGTTCCTGGCGATATCGCGGCGGTGGCGTTCAGCCGCGCGGCGATGAAGCTGCCGATCAAGGTGAAGGTCGTTGCCCGTCTCGGCGACACCTCGCATCTGGGAGTTGCATAA
- the rpmC gene encoding 50S ribosomal protein L29 encodes MSTIDTRRSDLKAKTEDQLDEELGNLKREAFNLRFQAATNQLEKPSRVREVRRDIARIKTLQSQRVRSAEAK; translated from the coding sequence ATGAGCACGATCGACACCCGTCGCTCCGATCTCAAGGCGAAGACCGAAGACCAGCTCGACGAAGAGCTCGGCAACCTGAAGCGCGAGGCGTTCAATCTCCGCTTCCAGGCAGCCACGAACCAGCTCGAGAAGCCGAGCCGGGTGCGTGAGGTCCGCCGCGACATCGCTCGCATCAAGACCCTGCAGAGCCAGCGCGTGCGCTCGGCCGAAGCCAAGTAA
- the rpsQ gene encoding 30S ribosomal protein S17 — protein sequence MPKRVLTGVIVSDKTDKTVVVNVERKVKHPLYGKIIRRTKKYHAHDEGNEFKQGETVRIEETAPISKLKSWKVIERVNTHATPERATIDG from the coding sequence ATGCCGAAGCGCGTGCTGACCGGGGTGATCGTCTCGGACAAGACCGACAAGACGGTGGTGGTGAACGTTGAGCGTAAGGTGAAGCACCCGCTCTACGGCAAGATCATCCGTCGTACGAAGAAGTACCATGCCCATGACGAGGGCAACGAGTTCAAGCAGGGCGAAACCGTGCGGATCGAAGAGACCGCGCCGATCTCCAAGCTGAAGTCCTGGAAGGTGATCGAGCGGGTCAACACCCACGCGACCCCCGAGCGGGCAACCATCGACGGCTAA
- the rplN gene encoding 50S ribosomal protein L14, with product MIQMQSNLDVADNSGAKRVQCIKVLGGSKRRTAGVGDIIVVSVKEAAPRARVKKGDVHRAVIVRTAKDIRRADGTVIRFDSNAAVLVNKNEEPIGTRIFGPVVRELRGKKHMKIISLAPEVL from the coding sequence ATGATCCAGATGCAATCCAATCTCGACGTCGCTGACAACAGCGGCGCGAAGCGGGTGCAGTGCATCAAGGTGCTTGGCGGATCCAAGCGCCGGACGGCAGGCGTCGGCGACATTATCGTCGTCAGCGTCAAGGAAGCGGCGCCGCGCGCCCGCGTGAAGAAGGGCGACGTGCATCGTGCCGTCATCGTGCGTACGGCGAAGGACATTCGCCGCGCCGACGGCACCGTGATCCGCTTCGATTCGAACGCGGCTGTGCTGGTCAACAAGAACGAGGAGCCGATCGGCACCCGTATCTTTGGCCCGGTGGTGCGCGAGCTCCGCGGCAAGAAGCACATGAAGATCATCAGCCTGGCGCCGGAGGTTCTGTAA
- the rplX gene encoding 50S ribosomal protein L24, whose translation MAAAKIKKGDRVIVLSGKDKGKTGEVTQALPKDGKVIVSGVNIAIRHTKPSQGDPQGGLKRAEAPLHVSKVAHVTADGKPTRVRFETKDGKKVRVAVKSGETISG comes from the coding sequence ATGGCCGCTGCGAAGATCAAGAAGGGTGACCGCGTCATCGTCCTGTCCGGCAAGGACAAGGGCAAGACCGGTGAAGTTACCCAGGCCCTGCCCAAGGACGGCAAGGTCATCGTGTCGGGCGTGAACATCGCGATCCGTCACACCAAGCCGAGCCAGGGCGACCCGCAGGGTGGCCTGAAGCGCGCCGAAGCACCGCTGCACGTTTCGAAGGTCGCTCACGTGACCGCCGACGGCAAGCCGACGCGCGTTCGCTTTGAAACGAAGGACGGCAAGAAGGTCCGCGTGGCCGTGAAGTCCGGGGAGACGATCAGTGGCTGA
- the rplE gene encoding 50S ribosomal protein L5 has translation MKAIYDDRIIKAMTEKFGYKNVMEVPRLDKIVLNMGVGEATQDKKKVEQAAGEMELIAGQKPVVTKAKKSIAQFKLREGMPIGVKVTLRRERMYEFLDRFITIALPRVRDFRGLNPKSFDGRGNYACGLKEQLIFPEISYDKVDKIRGMDVIVTTTAKTDDEARELLRLFGFPFPIEADEEKKAA, from the coding sequence ATGAAGGCGATCTATGACGATCGCATCATCAAGGCGATGACCGAGAAGTTCGGTTACAAGAACGTGATGGAGGTCCCGCGCCTCGACAAGATCGTCCTGAACATGGGCGTTGGCGAAGCGACGCAGGACAAGAAGAAGGTCGAGCAGGCCGCCGGTGAGATGGAACTGATCGCTGGTCAGAAGCCAGTCGTCACCAAGGCGAAGAAGTCGATCGCGCAGTTCAAGCTGCGTGAAGGCATGCCGATCGGCGTGAAGGTCACTCTTCGCCGCGAGCGCATGTACGAGTTCCTCGACCGCTTCATCACGATCGCGCTGCCGCGCGTTCGCGATTTCCGCGGGCTGAACCCGAAGAGCTTCGATGGTCGCGGCAATTATGCCTGCGGTCTGAAGGAGCAGCTGATCTTCCCGGAAATCAGCTACGACAAGGTCGACAAGATCCGCGGCATGGACGTGATCGTGACGACCACGGCGAAGACCGACGACGAGGCACGCGAGCTGCTCCGCCTGTTCGGCTTCCCGTTCCCGATCGAAGCTGACGAAGAAAAGAAGGCAGCGTAA
- the rpsN gene encoding 30S ribosomal protein S14, translating to MAKKSSVNKNERRKLLVKKYAGAYAKLKAIAADKSLDDGDRLIARLKMAEIPRNGNPTRIRNRCETTGRPRAYYRKFRLCRIQLRDLANKGLIPGVTKSSW from the coding sequence ATGGCTAAGAAGAGTTCTGTGAACAAGAACGAGCGTCGCAAGCTGCTGGTGAAGAAATACGCCGGCGCCTATGCGAAGCTGAAGGCGATCGCGGCGGACAAGTCGCTCGACGACGGCGATCGTCTGATCGCTCGCCTGAAGATGGCCGAGATTCCCCGCAACGGGAACCCGACGCGCATCCGCAACCGGTGCGAGACGACGGGTCGTCCCCGCGCTTATTACCGCAAGTTCCGCCTCTGCCGTATTCAGCTGCGCGATTTGGCCAACAAGGGCCTGATCCCGGGCGTTACGAAGTCGAGCTGGTAA
- the rpsH gene encoding 30S ribosomal protein S8, translating to MALTDPLGDMLTRIRNGQRARKDSVLSPASKLRARVLDVLQREGYIRGYSEEEMGPAKGIRIELKYFEGQPAIKHVARVSKPGRRVYSGATELPRVMNGLGITIVSTPRGVLSDAEAREQNVGGEVLAEVF from the coding sequence ATGGCATTGACCGATCCCCTGGGTGATATGCTCACCCGCATCCGCAACGGCCAGCGCGCGCGGAAGGACTCTGTCCTGTCGCCCGCGTCGAAGCTGCGGGCCCGTGTGCTCGACGTGCTTCAGCGCGAAGGCTATATCCGCGGCTACAGCGAAGAAGAGATGGGGCCTGCCAAGGGCATCCGTATCGAGCTGAAATATTTCGAGGGCCAGCCTGCGATCAAGCATGTCGCGCGCGTCTCGAAGCCTGGTCGCCGCGTCTATTCGGGCGCAACTGAGCTGCCCCGCGTCATGAACGGCCTGGGCATCACGATCGTCTCGACGCCTCGCGGCGTTCTGTCCGACGCGGAAGCGCGCGAGCAGAATGTCGGTGGCGAAGTGCTGGCGGAGGTATTCTGA
- the rplF gene encoding 50S ribosomal protein L6, translating to MSRIGKKPVAIPSGVTATIDGGQLSVKGPKGTLAMPLRDEISYVLEDDGISVNPANETKRARAFWGMQRTLVQNLVTGVSDGFTKKLLINGVGYRADAKGRVLNLKLGYSHDVNIDVPEGLEVKTPDNTTVEISGSDKQKVGQLAAEIRRWRKPEPYKGKGIKYDGEFIFRKEGKKK from the coding sequence ATGAGCCGCATCGGTAAAAAGCCGGTCGCGATCCCGAGCGGCGTGACCGCGACGATCGACGGCGGGCAGCTGAGCGTGAAGGGCCCCAAGGGAACCCTCGCCATGCCGCTCCGCGACGAGATCAGCTATGTCCTTGAGGACGACGGCATCTCGGTGAACCCGGCGAACGAGACCAAGCGCGCCCGTGCCTTCTGGGGCATGCAGCGTACCCTGGTGCAGAACCTGGTCACCGGCGTGTCGGACGGCTTCACCAAGAAGCTGCTGATCAACGGTGTCGGCTATCGTGCTGACGCCAAGGGCCGGGTGCTGAACCTGAAGCTCGGCTACAGCCACGACGTCAACATCGATGTGCCTGAGGGTCTCGAGGTGAAGACGCCGGACAACACGACCGTCGAGATTTCGGGGTCGGACAAGCAGAAGGTCGGTCAGCTGGCCGCGGAGATTCGTCGTTGGCGCAAGCCCGAGCCGTACAAGGGCAAGGGCATCAAGTACGACGGTGAGTTCATCTTCCGCAAGGAAGGGAAAAAGAAGTAA
- the rplR gene encoding 50S ribosomal protein L18 gives MSTKGLSLFAKRRLRNRTALRGRAAGRPRLSVHRSGKHIYAQVIDDAQGKTVAAASTLEKDVRGTSGANIDAAVLVGKRVAEAAKQAGVTKVVFDRGGFLFHGRVKALAEAAREAGLEF, from the coding sequence ATGAGCACCAAAGGTCTCTCCCTTTTTGCGAAGCGCCGTCTTCGCAACCGTACCGCGCTCCGCGGTCGTGCTGCTGGCCGTCCGCGGCTGTCGGTGCACCGTTCGGGCAAGCACATCTATGCTCAGGTGATCGACGACGCCCAGGGCAAGACGGTCGCTGCCGCCTCCACGTTGGAGAAGGACGTGCGTGGCACGTCCGGCGCGAACATCGATGCAGCCGTCCTGGTCGGCAAGCGCGTCGCCGAAGCGGCGAAGCAGGCGGGCGTCACCAAGGTCGTGTTCGATCGCGGTGGCTTCCTGTTCCACGGTCGCGTGAAGGCGCTGGCGGAAGCCGCGCGTGAAGCCGGATTGGAGTTCTAA
- the rpsE gene encoding 30S ribosomal protein S5 — protein MADEINPTDVVAGAEGAPQDAPQGRGPRGGRGRGGPGGGGQNRGGRDGNRGRRDDRRGGPGSDDGGEELIEKLVHINRVSKTVKGGKRFGFAALVVVGDGKGRVGFGHGKAREVPEAISKATAAAKKAMVRVPLREGRTLHHDGKGHFGAGLVTVRSAPQGTGIIAGGPMRAVFESLGVADVVTKSVGTSNPYNMIRATFEALTTQVSPKSVAQRRGKKIADLLGRGGSQAAEAEAAAIAE, from the coding sequence ATGGCCGACGAAATCAACCCGACGGACGTCGTCGCTGGTGCCGAGGGCGCTCCGCAGGACGCGCCGCAGGGCCGTGGCCCGCGTGGCGGCCGTGGTCGTGGCGGCCCCGGTGGCGGTGGCCAGAACCGTGGCGGCCGTGACGGCAACCGTGGTCGTCGCGACGATCGTCGCGGTGGCCCGGGCAGCGACGATGGCGGCGAAGAGCTGATCGAGAAGCTGGTCCACATCAACCGCGTCTCGAAGACGGTAAAGGGCGGCAAGCGCTTCGGCTTCGCGGCGCTCGTCGTCGTCGGCGACGGCAAGGGCCGGGTCGGCTTCGGTCATGGCAAGGCGCGCGAAGTGCCGGAAGCCATTTCCAAGGCGACGGCTGCTGCCAAGAAGGCGATGGTCCGCGTTCCGCTCCGTGAGGGTCGCACGCTGCATCATGACGGCAAGGGCCATTTCGGCGCCGGCCTCGTGACTGTCCGTTCGGCGCCGCAGGGCACCGGCATCATTGCAGGCGGTCCGATGCGCGCTGTGTTCGAGAGCCTCGGCGTGGCCGATGTGGTGACCAAGTCGGTCGGCACATCGAACCCCTACAACATGATCCGTGCGACCTTCGAGGCGCTGACCACCCAGGTCAGCCCGAAGTCGGTCGCGCAGCGTCGCGGCAAGAAGATCGCCGACCTGCTCGGCCGTGGTGGCTCGCAGGCCGCCGAGGCCGAAGCCGCAGCGATCGCGGAGTAA
- the rpmD gene encoding 50S ribosomal protein L30: protein MAKKKEAAGGTIKVTQTGSPIRREKDQRATLIGLGLNKMHKTRELQDSPEVRGMIRKVAHMVSVEG, encoded by the coding sequence ATGGCGAAGAAGAAAGAAGCCGCCGGCGGCACGATCAAGGTGACCCAGACGGGCTCGCCGATCCGCCGCGAGAAGGATCAGCGCGCGACGCTGATCGGTCTCGGCCTCAACAAGATGCACAAGACGCGCGAGTTGCAGGACAGCCCCGAAGTTCGGGGCATGATTCGCAAGGTCGCACACATGGTATCGGTCGAGGGTTGA
- the rplO gene encoding 50S ribosomal protein L15, with protein sequence MKLNELRDNDGARKSRMRVGRGIGSGKGKTGGRGIKGQKSREGVSIAGFEGGQMPLHMRLPKRGFNNIFAKDYAEVNLGAIQKAVDAGKIEAGASLDHDVLKAAGLARGGKDGVRLLGKGEFSAKLNFTVAGASKGAIEAVEKAGGKVDVIVVVPAAEKAKAKKGVARLERIAHKASFKA encoded by the coding sequence ATGAAACTGAACGAACTCCGCGACAATGATGGTGCCCGCAAGTCCCGCATGCGGGTCGGCCGTGGTATCGGTTCCGGCAAGGGCAAGACCGGCGGCCGCGGCATCAAGGGCCAGAAGAGCCGTGAGGGCGTGTCCATCGCCGGCTTCGAAGGCGGCCAGATGCCGCTCCACATGCGTCTGCCGAAGCGCGGCTTCAACAACATCTTCGCCAAGGATTATGCCGAGGTGAACCTGGGCGCGATCCAGAAGGCGGTCGACGCTGGCAAGATCGAGGCCGGTGCGTCGCTCGATCACGACGTGCTGAAGGCTGCTGGCCTGGCGCGCGGCGGCAAGGATGGCGTCCGCCTGCTCGGTAAGGGCGAATTCAGTGCAAAGCTCAACTTCACGGTTGCCGGCGCGTCGAAGGGCGCGATCGAAGCGGTCGAGAAGGCTGGCGGCAAGGTCGACGTGATCGTCGTCGTGCCGGCTGCCGAGAAGGCCAAGGCGAAGAAGGGCGTTGCCCGTCTCGAGCGCATCGCGCACAAGGCGTCGTTCAAGGCGTAA
- the secY gene encoding preprotein translocase subunit SecY, with the protein MASAADSMASGISLSKFSQATDLKKRLWFTIGALIVFRMLSYVPLPGIDPTVLAQLSQHTSGGVLDFFNAFSGGSLSRMSLIALGVMPYITASIVVQLATSLSPTLAAIKKEGESGRKRLNQYTRYGTVGLTAVQGYFIAVGLEALGASNGLQAVIEPGMLFRVGAVISLVGGTMFLMWVGEQITSRGIGNGMSLIIMAGIVASLPRTLYNLFEGGRSGSLDPVRFIGIVVAVILLVLFICFMERAQRRILIQYPKRQTQRGMQADRSHLPLKLNTAGVIPPIFASSLLLMPLTITQFAGNRVAGESRWGDFIISLNQYLQHGSPVYMALYGAGIIFFSFFYTAVVFNPEETADNLKRYGGFIPGIRPGKNTENYFDYVLTRITVIGAAYLTIICLLPEYLVSALSIPFYLGGTSLLIVVNVTMDTVTQIQSHLLAHQYGDLIKKAKLKGGRLR; encoded by the coding sequence ATGGCATCCGCAGCCGACTCGATGGCCTCCGGCATCAGCCTGTCGAAGTTTTCCCAGGCGACTGACCTCAAGAAGCGCCTGTGGTTCACGATCGGCGCGCTGATCGTTTTCCGCATGCTCAGCTATGTGCCGCTGCCGGGTATCGATCCGACCGTGCTGGCGCAGCTTTCGCAGCATACGTCGGGCGGCGTGCTTGATTTCTTCAATGCCTTTTCGGGCGGCTCGCTGAGCCGGATGAGCCTGATCGCGCTCGGCGTGATGCCCTACATTACCGCCTCGATCGTCGTGCAGCTCGCGACCTCGCTGTCGCCGACGCTTGCCGCGATCAAGAAGGAAGGGGAGAGCGGGCGCAAGCGGCTCAACCAATATACCCGCTACGGCACGGTCGGTCTCACCGCCGTACAGGGCTATTTCATCGCCGTCGGCCTAGAGGCTCTGGGGGCCAGCAATGGCCTGCAGGCGGTGATCGAGCCGGGCATGCTGTTCCGTGTCGGCGCGGTGATCAGCCTCGTCGGCGGCACCATGTTCCTGATGTGGGTCGGCGAGCAGATCACAAGCCGCGGCATCGGCAACGGCATGTCGCTCATCATCATGGCCGGCATTGTCGCCAGCCTGCCGCGGACGCTCTACAACCTGTTCGAGGGCGGCCGTTCCGGCTCGCTCGATCCAGTGCGCTTCATCGGCATCGTCGTCGCGGTGATCCTGCTCGTACTCTTCATCTGCTTCATGGAGCGCGCTCAGCGCCGAATCCTGATCCAGTATCCGAAGCGACAGACCCAGCGCGGCATGCAGGCCGATCGCAGCCATCTGCCGCTGAAGCTCAACACCGCGGGCGTGATCCCGCCGATCTTCGCCTCGTCGCTGCTGCTGATGCCGCTGACCATCACCCAGTTCGCCGGTAATCGCGTTGCTGGCGAGAGCAGGTGGGGCGATTTCATCATCAGCCTCAACCAGTATCTCCAGCATGGTTCGCCGGTGTACATGGCGCTCTACGGTGCCGGCATCATCTTCTTCTCGTTCTTCTACACCGCTGTGGTGTTCAATCCCGAGGAGACTGCCGACAATCTGAAGCGCTATGGCGGCTTCATCCCGGGCATTCGCCCCGGCAAGAACACCGAGAATTATTTCGATTATGTGCTGACGCGCATCACCGTGATCGGTGCCGCCTACCTGACGATCATCTGCCTGCTGCCGGAATATCTGGTATCGGCGCTGAGCATCCCGTTCTATCTCGGCGGCACCAGCTTGCTGATCGTCGTCAATGTTACGATGGACACGGTGACTCAGATCCAGAGCCACTTGCTGGCGCATCAATATGGCGATCTGATCAAGAAGGCCAAGTTGAAGGGTGGCCGTCTCCGTTGA